Proteins co-encoded in one Anolis carolinensis isolate JA03-04 unplaced genomic scaffold, rAnoCar3.1.pri scaffold_9, whole genome shotgun sequence genomic window:
- the e2f4 gene encoding transcription factor E2F4 — MAADSGAQPPGGGPSRHEKSLGLLTTKFVSLLQEAKDGVLDLKLAADTLAVRQKRRIYDITNVLEGIGLIEKKSKNSIQWKGVGPGCNTREIAHKLIELKAEIEDLEQRERELEQQKIWVQQSIKNVTDDVQNSRLAYITDEDLCKCFPGDTLLAIRAPSGTQLEVPVPEGLNGQKKYQIHLKSTSGPIDVLLVNKDAWSSPPVVLPVPPPEDLIQCQLATPSKPHRPALHSVPSRSQPSAPVPSSTQDHVCATLKTAGATESDISITEPKSVGELDPLTPPAAPIILPAGLDTQPLQSSASLDSGSVLPSPSTSFQLIKPDPTEILELPKELSEMFEPDRECMNSELLEELMSSEVFAPLLRLSPPPGDHDYIYNLDESEGVCDLFDVPILNL; from the exons ATGGCGGCGGATTCGGGGGCCCAGCCGCCGGGGGGAGGCCCGAGCCGGCACGAGAAGAGCCTGGGCCTCCTCACCACCAAGTTCGTGTCGCTGCTGCAGGAGGCCAAGGACGGCGTGCTCGACCTCAAGCTG GCTGCGGATACTCTGGCTGTGCGGCAGAAGCGGCGCATTTATGACATCACAAATGTACTTGAAGGCATTGGGCTGATTGAGAAGAAGTCCAAGAACAGTATTCAGTGGAA AGGAGTAGGCCCTGGCTGCAACACTCGCGAAATTGCCCACAAGTTGATTGAACTGAAGGCAGAGATTGAGGATCTGGAGCAGCGGGAGCGGGAGCTGGAACAGCAGAAGATATGGGTACAGCAAAGCATCAAAAATGTTACAGATGACGTGCAGAACAGTCGA TTAGCCTATATAACTGATGAGGATCTCTGCAAATGCTTCCCAG GTGACACGCTGCTAGCCATTCGGGCCCCATCAGGCACTCAGTTAGAAGTTCCCGTCCCTGAG GGCTTGAATGGCCAGAAGAAATACCAAATCCACCTGAAAAGTACAAGTGGTCCGATTGATGTCCTGCTAGTCAATAAAGATGCCTGGAGTTCTCCTCCAGTAGTGCTTCCTGTCCCTCCCCCTGAAGACCTCATTCAGTGCCAGCTGGCCACCCCTTCCAAGCCTCATAGGCCAGCCCTCCACTCCGTTCCCAGTCGTAGCCAGCCTTCTGCGCCCGTCCCCAGCAGCACACAAGACCATGTCTGTGCGACCCTGAAAACAGCTGGTGCCACAG AAAGTGACATCTCGATAACAGAACCCAAAAGCGTTGGGGAGCTGGACCCACTCACTCCCCCAGCAGCCCCCATCATCCTTCCTGCTGGGCTGGATACACAGCCCCTCCAGTCCTCCGCCTCGCTAGACAGTGGTTCTGTCCTGCCCAGCCCCTCTACCTCTTTCCAGCTGATCAAACCAGACCCCACAGAAA tACTAGAACTTCCTAAAGAGCTTTCCGAGATGTTTGAACCAGACAGAG AATGCATGAATTCTGAGCTGTTAGAAGAGCTAATGTCATCTGAAG TGTTTGCCCCCTTGCTCCGCCTCTCCCCCCCTCCTGGCGACCATGACTATATCTACAACCTGGATGAGAGCGAAGGAGTGTGCGACCTCTTTGATGTGCCTATCCTCAACCTCTGA